From one Thamnophis elegans isolate rThaEle1 chromosome 9, rThaEle1.pri, whole genome shotgun sequence genomic stretch:
- the ANKRD37 gene encoding ankyrin repeat domain-containing protein 37, which yields MLLWDANSEPHDPSPLLEAGTEVNLAAAAFVQSPAHLAAGGGHAFFLLWQLQTGANLNQQDWLGEAPIHKAAKVGSLECLTLLVASQANIDLRNNNSQTAEDLALALGFLECAHFLMKVKQIQNQKARAQYNSSFPDSDESIHTDASKRQKGVCERNRLINRKRRRSNDLNSEPCENE from the exons ATGCTACTGTGGGATGCCAACTCAGAG CCTCATGACCCGAGTCCTCTGTTGGAAGCAGGAACCGAAGTCAATCTAGCTGCTGCTGCCTTTGTTCAGTCACCAGCTCATCTGGCTGCTGGTGGAGGCCATGCCTTCTTCCTGCTTTGGCAACTCCAGACGGGAGCCAATCTGAACCAACAG gaTTGGCTTGGAGAAGCTCCTATCCACAAGGCAGCTAAAGTTGGGAGTTTGGAATGCCTCACTTTACTCGTTGCCAGTCAGGCCAACATTGA CTTGCGCAATAATAATAGTCAAACAGCAGAAGACCTTGCCCTGGCTTTGGGGTTTTTAGAATGTGCCCATTTCCTCATGAAAGTGAAACAGATTCAGAACCAGAAAGCAAGAGCACAGTATAACTCGTCCTTTCCTGATAGTGATGAATCCATCCATACTGATGCTTCCAAAAGGCAGAAAGGAGTGTGTGAAAGGAATAGGCTTATcaacagaaagagaaggagatcAAATG ATTTGAACTCAGAGccatgtgaaaatgaataa